A window from Chitinophaga filiformis encodes these proteins:
- a CDS encoding RagB/SusD family nutrient uptake outer membrane protein, whose translation MNKRLVHTIYIVLLLAPLMIVSSCSKILDLEPHNSTFTEAYFTNESDANTAIAGAYALLRNILIADNTWHVYGDVPAGEFLINGNYDSGNSNVALGLFTGLNVNGGSYWNWQKYYKLLQQVNLIIAKVPGIDSTKFVDPATKSHIIGEAYFLRAFTYFFMSRVWGGVPLKLTPDYDANAALNIPRSTADAVLAQCLADVSIAEKDMAFGYEDEGQRAVRANKGSAYALEAHIRAWKGDYAGCEAAANTVITQGGYQLVDSANYESVFIGRSAEGIFEININSGQNEGIALNGGGNGSAVTLMQPFVYGKGYLEWPVRTIYVNKLYAADSATDIRYSKFFFRSQSSNGQVIKYANITYADGSTKQDPRLNNNLNIFRLADIILLRAEALNKLGRDGEAVTLLNEVRKRAGVPDYSGPAGDDLATAILEERLKELFFEGHAYFDLVRSKKLTDYNESFNGNQYNNGGWLWPIDPNMFKDDYTLVQTPYWQGKL comes from the coding sequence ATGAACAAACGACTCGTACATACAATATATATCGTCTTACTACTGGCTCCCCTCATGATAGTATCATCATGCAGTAAAATACTGGATCTGGAGCCTCACAACTCTACTTTCACAGAGGCATATTTCACCAATGAATCGGACGCAAATACTGCCATCGCCGGCGCTTATGCACTGCTAAGGAATATCCTCATCGCAGATAATACATGGCATGTGTATGGCGACGTTCCCGCCGGTGAATTCCTGATCAACGGTAACTACGACTCCGGCAACAGCAATGTGGCATTAGGGCTCTTTACGGGCCTGAACGTAAACGGCGGCAGCTACTGGAACTGGCAGAAATATTATAAACTGCTTCAGCAGGTGAACCTGATCATCGCCAAAGTACCGGGAATCGACTCGACAAAATTTGTTGATCCGGCCACTAAGTCGCATATCATCGGTGAAGCATATTTCCTGCGTGCTTTCACTTATTTCTTTATGAGCAGGGTTTGGGGCGGCGTGCCCTTGAAACTTACACCCGACTATGACGCCAATGCTGCTTTAAATATCCCAAGAAGCACTGCCGATGCTGTACTGGCTCAATGCCTGGCAGATGTGAGCATTGCTGAAAAAGATATGGCCTTTGGTTACGAAGACGAAGGGCAACGCGCCGTGAGGGCGAACAAGGGAAGCGCTTATGCGCTGGAAGCACATATCAGGGCATGGAAAGGCGATTATGCCGGTTGCGAAGCAGCCGCCAATACTGTGATCACCCAGGGAGGTTACCAGCTGGTCGACTCTGCGAATTATGAATCTGTATTCATCGGCAGGTCAGCAGAAGGCATTTTCGAGATCAATATCAACAGCGGACAGAACGAAGGCATCGCTCTGAATGGCGGTGGCAACGGTTCTGCTGTTACCCTGATGCAACCTTTCGTTTATGGTAAAGGATATCTTGAGTGGCCGGTACGCACCATTTATGTAAACAAGCTGTATGCAGCAGATAGTGCTACAGATATCCGTTACAGTAAGTTTTTCTTTCGGTCCCAGTCGTCTAACGGACAAGTTATCAAATATGCCAATATTACCTATGCCGATGGCTCAACAAAACAGGATCCGAGATTAAACAACAACCTGAATATATTCAGGCTCGCCGATATCATACTGTTAAGAGCAGAAGCGTTGAATAAGTTAGGTCGTGATGGAGAAGCAGTTACATTACTAAATGAGGTGCGTAAAAGAGCGGGCGTTCCTGATTACAGTGGCCCTGCTGGTGATGACCTGGCCACTGCAATACTGGAAGAACGCCTGAAAGAACTATTCTTTGAAGGACACGCGTATTTTGACCTTGTAAGAAGCAAAAAACTGACGGACTACAACGAGTCCTTCAACGGGAACCAGTATAATAATGGAGGATGGTTATGGCCAATTGATCCTAACATGTTCAAAGACGACTATACGCTTGTCCAGACACCTTACTGGCAGGGTAAACTTTAA